One Mycobacteroides salmoniphilum DNA segment encodes these proteins:
- a CDS encoding DUF349 domain-containing protein, producing the protein MPRRPAASAPAPAAHHVDPHKFGRVDDDGSVWLITSAGERQIGSWQAGDADAAYTHFGRRFEDLETEIQLLELRLGSGSGDARKIKTAAEHLAETLPTASVLGDVDSLSARLTALLESADAQAAAARVQRDEARSASISRKEELAAEAEEIANNSTQWKAAGDRIRVILDEWKSIHGVDRKTDDALWKRYSAARETFNRRRGAHFAELDRERAGAREKKEDLCKQAEALSDSTDWGATAGAFRNLLNDWKAAGRAPRETDDNLWHRFKAAQDKFFAARNAESASRDAEFVANADAKRALLVEAEKIDPETDVDGARAALRAIGDKWDAIGKVPREQQPDLERRLRAIEKKVRDAGESGWGDPEAEARAEQFRVRARQFEEQAAKAEAAGKTKDAEKARASAKQWQEWADAAVAAVKSRSR; encoded by the coding sequence ATGCCGCGGCGTCCCGCGGCATCGGCGCCCGCTCCTGCGGCCCATCATGTTGATCCGCACAAGTTCGGCCGCGTGGATGACGACGGCAGCGTCTGGCTGATCACGTCCGCCGGTGAGCGTCAGATCGGGTCGTGGCAGGCCGGAGATGCCGACGCGGCGTACACGCATTTCGGCCGCCGATTCGAAGACCTCGAGACGGAGATCCAGCTGCTGGAATTGCGGCTCGGCTCTGGTTCCGGCGACGCGCGCAAGATCAAGACCGCCGCGGAGCATCTCGCGGAGACGCTGCCCACCGCGTCCGTCCTCGGCGATGTGGACTCGCTCTCGGCGCGGCTGACGGCACTCCTGGAGTCCGCGGACGCCCAGGCCGCCGCCGCGCGCGTACAGCGCGATGAGGCCCGTTCAGCGAGTATCTCCCGCAAGGAAGAACTCGCCGCCGAGGCCGAGGAGATCGCGAACAATTCCACACAGTGGAAAGCTGCCGGTGATCGGATCCGGGTCATTCTGGACGAGTGGAAATCCATCCATGGCGTCGACCGCAAGACCGACGATGCCCTGTGGAAGCGGTATTCGGCGGCGCGCGAGACGTTCAATCGCAGGCGCGGCGCGCATTTCGCCGAACTGGATCGCGAACGCGCCGGGGCACGGGAGAAGAAGGAAGACCTGTGCAAGCAGGCCGAGGCACTCTCCGATTCCACCGACTGGGGTGCAACCGCAGGGGCATTCCGGAATCTGCTGAACGACTGGAAGGCCGCCGGTCGGGCTCCCCGGGAGACCGACGACAATCTGTGGCACCGCTTCAAGGCCGCTCAGGACAAGTTCTTCGCGGCCCGCAACGCCGAATCCGCCTCCCGCGATGCCGAATTCGTGGCCAACGCGGACGCCAAGCGTGCATTGCTGGTCGAGGCCGAGAAGATCGATCCGGAGACCGATGTGGATGGCGCCCGGGCTGCGCTGCGGGCCATCGGCGACAAGTGGGATGCCATCGGGAAGGTGCCGCGTGAACAGCAGCCCGATCTGGAACGGCGACTGCGCGCGATAGAGAAGAAGGTGCGCGACGCCGGCGAATCCGGCTGGGGCGACCCCGAGGCGGAGGCACGCGCCGAGCAGTTCCGCGTCCGCGCACGCCAGTTCGAAGAGCAGGCCGCCAAGGCAGAGGCCGCGGGCAAGACCAAGGATGCCGAAAAAGCTCGTGCCAGCGCCAAGCAGTGGCAGGAATGGGCCGATGCCGCGGTGGCCGCGGTCAAGAGCCGATCGCGCTAG
- the miaB gene encoding tRNA (N6-isopentenyl adenosine(37)-C2)-methylthiotransferase MiaB produces MTSTVTSDASAVRTYQVRTYGCQMNVHDSERVSGLLDAAGYVKAPDGTDADIVIFNTCAVRENADNKLYGNISHLAPRKAANPNMQIAVGGCLAQKDREGMLKKAPWVDVVFGTHNIGSLPTLLERARHNNEAQVEIVEALEHFPSALPATRESAYAAWVSISVGCNNTCTFCIVPSLRGKEIDRRPGDILAEVQALVEQGVLEVTLLGQNVNAYGINFADPDIARDRGAFADLLRACGRIEGLERVRFTSPHPAEFTDDVIEAMAQTPNVCPQLHMPLQSGSDRVLKAMRRSYRSERFLSIIDKVRAVMPDAAITTDIIVGFPGETEEDFEQTLEVVRRARFCSAFTFQYSIRPGTPAAELPDQLPKAVVQERYDRLIVLQESITLEENQKQIGRQIEVLIATGEGRKDGETARMSGRARDGRLVHFRPQGQLDGELRPGDVITVDVTGAAPHHLIADGGVLSHRRTRAGDAHETGKKPSTSGIGLGMPAIGVPKAAEQIEVAGCGL; encoded by the coding sequence GTGACCAGTACCGTGACTTCCGATGCATCGGCGGTCCGGACGTACCAGGTCCGCACCTACGGCTGCCAGATGAATGTGCACGACTCCGAGCGGGTGTCGGGCCTCCTGGATGCGGCCGGATATGTCAAGGCCCCCGACGGCACCGACGCCGACATCGTCATCTTCAATACCTGCGCGGTGCGTGAGAACGCCGATAACAAGCTGTACGGAAATATCAGCCACCTCGCGCCGCGCAAGGCCGCCAACCCGAACATGCAGATCGCCGTCGGCGGCTGTCTCGCTCAGAAGGACCGCGAGGGCATGCTCAAGAAGGCGCCGTGGGTCGACGTCGTCTTCGGCACTCACAACATCGGATCGCTGCCCACGCTGCTGGAACGTGCGCGTCACAACAACGAGGCCCAGGTCGAGATCGTCGAGGCCCTCGAACACTTTCCGTCGGCACTGCCCGCGACTCGCGAATCGGCCTACGCGGCCTGGGTGTCGATTTCGGTGGGCTGCAACAACACCTGCACCTTTTGTATCGTTCCCTCTTTGCGGGGCAAAGAGATCGATCGGCGTCCCGGCGACATCCTCGCCGAGGTGCAGGCGCTGGTGGAGCAGGGTGTGCTGGAGGTGACGCTGCTCGGTCAGAACGTCAACGCCTACGGCATCAACTTCGCCGATCCTGACATTGCCCGCGATCGCGGCGCTTTCGCCGATCTGCTGCGCGCCTGCGGCCGCATCGAGGGGCTGGAGCGGGTGCGATTCACCTCTCCACATCCCGCTGAATTCACCGATGACGTCATCGAGGCCATGGCACAGACCCCGAACGTGTGCCCCCAGCTGCATATGCCGCTGCAATCCGGTTCTGATCGCGTCCTCAAGGCGATGCGCCGGTCATACCGGTCCGAGCGCTTCCTATCGATCATCGACAAGGTACGTGCGGTCATGCCGGACGCCGCCATCACCACCGACATCATTGTCGGATTCCCCGGCGAGACCGAAGAGGACTTCGAGCAGACACTTGAGGTTGTGCGTCGCGCACGCTTCTGCAGCGCGTTCACCTTCCAGTACTCGATCCGGCCGGGGACACCGGCGGCCGAGCTTCCTGATCAGCTGCCGAAAGCCGTTGTGCAGGAACGCTATGACCGGCTCATCGTGCTGCAGGAATCCATCACGCTGGAAGAGAATCAGAAGCAGATCGGTCGACAGATCGAGGTGCTGATCGCCACCGGCGAAGGCCGTAAAGACGGCGAGACCGCGCGCATGAGCGGACGTGCCCGTGACGGCCGGTTGGTGCACTTCCGGCCGCAAGGACAGCTGGACGGCGAGTTGCGTCCCGGCGATGTCATCACCGTCGACGTCACCGGCGCGGCGCCGCATCACCTGATCGCCGACGGGGGAGTGCTCAGCCATCGGCGCACCCGGGCCGGTGATGCACACGAAACCGGCAAGAAGCCGTCTACATCGGGAATCGGCCTGGGTATGCCGGCCATTGGAGTCCCGAAGGCGGCAGAGCAGATTGAGGTTGCAGGGTGCGGGCTATGA
- the dapF gene encoding diaminopimelate epimerase — translation MKFTKGHGTQNDFVVLPDIHIKRDLTVPAVQALCDRQRGLGADGVLRVTTVGAALEGEVLAEKPAGVSSEDWFMDYRNADGSIAEMCGNGVRVFAHYLRSVGLEHRDEFVVASLAGPRPVIINSWSQLAADVTVDMGPVKEFGAGEASVGGRRFSGLAIDVGNPHLACVDADLTAEDLRMLDVGAHVEFSQALFPDGVNIEVLTAPVNGPDGAVGAVQMRVHERGVGETRSCGTGTVAAAYAALRHLGRSAGEIVVNIPGGQVRVTITGESSFLRGPSMLLADGEISDEWWGGIGSCG, via the coding sequence GTGAAGTTCACCAAGGGCCACGGCACCCAGAACGACTTCGTGGTGCTGCCGGACATCCACATCAAACGGGATCTGACGGTTCCCGCCGTCCAGGCGTTGTGTGACCGGCAACGCGGTCTTGGTGCCGACGGTGTGCTGCGCGTGACCACCGTGGGCGCTGCCCTCGAGGGCGAGGTGCTGGCCGAGAAGCCGGCCGGTGTGAGCAGTGAAGATTGGTTCATGGACTACCGCAACGCCGACGGTTCGATCGCCGAAATGTGCGGGAACGGTGTCCGGGTGTTCGCGCACTATCTGCGGTCGGTGGGGCTGGAACACCGCGACGAGTTCGTTGTCGCATCACTGGCCGGACCGCGGCCGGTGATTATCAATTCCTGGAGCCAGCTCGCGGCCGACGTGACCGTTGACATGGGGCCGGTTAAGGAGTTCGGGGCCGGCGAGGCGAGTGTCGGCGGCCGGCGATTCTCCGGGCTGGCCATCGATGTGGGAAATCCGCATCTGGCCTGTGTGGACGCCGATCTGACCGCCGAGGATCTGCGCATGCTCGACGTCGGTGCTCACGTGGAATTTAGCCAAGCGCTATTTCCCGACGGGGTCAACATCGAGGTGCTGACGGCCCCCGTGAACGGCCCCGACGGTGCCGTCGGCGCGGTGCAAATGCGGGTCCATGAACGCGGTGTTGGTGAGACGCGTTCCTGCGGAACAGGAACCGTGGCGGCCGCCTATGCGGCACTGCGGCACCTTGGACGGTCGGCCGGCGAGATTGTGGTCAACATCCCCGGTGGGCAGGTCCGGGTGACGATCACCGGTGAGTCCAGCTTCCTGCGCGGGCCTTCGATGCTGTTGGCCGACGGCGAAATCTCCGATGAATGGTGGGGCGGCATTGGTTCCTGCGGATAA
- the miaA gene encoding tRNA (adenosine(37)-N6)-dimethylallyltransferase MiaA, whose translation MMRPIAVIGPTATGKSALALELAERLDGEIVNADAMQLYRGMDIGTAKVPKAERRGIPHHMLDVLEVTETATVATYQQEAVAAIDDLRARGHVPVIVGGSMMYIQSLLDDWTFPATDAQVRARWEQRLAEIGVAALHAELATRDPAAAAVILPTDGRRTVRALEVIELTGQPFAASAPTIGSPRWDTLIVGLDWETEKLDERIARRTDLMFEQGFVTEVEQLLGAGLRDGVTASRAIGYAQVIAALDAGGGAGELAQARELTFIGTRRYVRRQRSWFGRDHRIMWLAGSDGDAAGLCGEIESRWRLSSNT comes from the coding sequence GTGATGCGACCCATCGCCGTCATCGGCCCCACCGCCACCGGCAAATCGGCCCTCGCCTTGGAGCTCGCCGAGCGACTGGATGGCGAGATCGTCAACGCCGACGCGATGCAGCTGTACCGCGGTATGGATATCGGCACAGCCAAGGTGCCGAAGGCTGAACGCCGGGGCATTCCACACCACATGCTCGATGTGCTCGAGGTGACCGAGACCGCCACCGTCGCGACCTATCAACAGGAGGCCGTTGCGGCCATCGATGACCTCCGGGCGCGAGGACATGTGCCCGTGATCGTCGGCGGATCGATGATGTATATCCAATCCTTGCTTGATGATTGGACGTTTCCCGCGACGGATGCGCAGGTGCGGGCGCGCTGGGAGCAGCGGCTGGCGGAGATTGGAGTCGCCGCGTTACACGCCGAACTCGCCACGCGCGACCCGGCGGCGGCCGCGGTCATCCTGCCTACCGACGGGCGTCGCACGGTGCGGGCGCTGGAGGTGATCGAACTTACCGGGCAGCCGTTCGCCGCGTCGGCGCCGACTATCGGCTCTCCACGGTGGGACACATTGATCGTGGGATTGGACTGGGAGACGGAGAAACTCGATGAACGGATCGCGCGGCGCACAGATCTGATGTTCGAGCAAGGATTTGTCACGGAGGTCGAGCAGCTGCTGGGTGCCGGCCTGCGTGACGGTGTTACCGCGTCGAGGGCCATCGGATATGCCCAGGTGATTGCGGCGCTGGATGCCGGGGGAGGCGCCGGTGAGCTGGCGCAGGCGCGTGAACTGACCTTCATCGGCACCCGGCGCTATGTACGCCGTCAGCGATCGTGGTTTGGTCGCGATCACCGCATCATGTGGCTGGCAGGCAGCGACGGCGACGCAGCCGGACTCTGCGGCGAAATCGAGTCGCGGTGGCGCCTATCCTCGAATACGTGA
- a CDS encoding molybdopterin-dependent oxidoreductase — MTKLALSHTHWGAFTPEVRDGEVIGVTPIPTDLDPSPLLQNIPGSIRHQARVTAPSVRRGWLRDGPGPSAARGSDEYVEVSWEELTELLADELRRIVDTHGNEAIYGGSYGWASAGRFHHAQSQVHRFLKLLGGYTFSRHSYSLGATGVIMPHVVGTHDGLFKRSTSWDVIVENTDLLVSFGGIALKNTGVNHGGTTAHPARDALDRFRARGGRIVSFSPLRDDIDGECEWHAPVPGTDVAVMLALAHVLAVEGLANLTFLRTYCTGYERFERYLLGIDDGVPKSPEWAASISALNADELRTLARRMAAGRTLVTVSWSLQRVRHGEQAPWMGLTLAAMLGQIGLPGGGFGHGYGSMNEAGLAPVSCPLPTFPQGPNPVETFIPVAAISELLLRPGETLAYNGQTLTLPDIKCVYWAGGNPFHHHQNLPRLRRALACVDTVVVHDPVWTAMAKHADIVVPSTTSLERDDFSGSRNDPLLVAMKAAAPPYANSRDDYTTFSALAQRLGFGEQFSEGRTAAQWLRHIYTEWAGARDFAVPDFDDFWEQGYLQLPTDPGLTLLSDFRDNPDAHPLHTPSGRIEIFSEIIDGFGYADCGGHPQWYEPAEWLNGERAQSFPLHLIANQPRTRLHSQLDFGGTSQASKVQGREPIRMHPADAAERGIADGDVVRVFNDRGACLAGAVLDEGLRRQVVQLATGAWYDPIDPSDPDSLCAHGNPNVFTDDSGTSSLAQGCTGQHVLVQIERFEGPLPPVRAHIPPRLVPRD, encoded by the coding sequence GTGACCAAGCTGGCACTTTCACATACTCACTGGGGTGCGTTTACCCCCGAGGTCCGCGACGGAGAAGTGATCGGGGTCACACCCATCCCGACTGATCTGGACCCCTCCCCGCTGCTGCAGAACATTCCCGGTTCAATCCGCCACCAGGCCCGAGTGACCGCGCCATCCGTACGCCGTGGCTGGCTGCGCGACGGGCCGGGCCCCAGCGCAGCGCGTGGCTCCGACGAGTACGTCGAGGTGTCCTGGGAGGAGCTCACCGAACTGCTGGCCGACGAACTGCGGCGGATCGTCGATACCCACGGCAATGAAGCCATTTACGGCGGCTCATACGGCTGGGCCAGCGCGGGACGGTTCCATCACGCTCAGAGCCAGGTACACCGGTTCTTGAAACTGCTTGGTGGGTACACCTTTTCACGTCATTCGTACAGTCTGGGCGCAACCGGCGTCATCATGCCGCACGTCGTAGGCACCCACGACGGGCTGTTCAAGAGGTCGACGTCGTGGGATGTCATCGTCGAGAACACCGATCTCCTGGTCTCATTCGGCGGTATCGCCCTGAAGAACACCGGCGTCAACCATGGCGGCACCACCGCGCATCCGGCTCGTGACGCCCTCGACAGGTTCCGCGCCCGCGGCGGGCGCATCGTCTCGTTCAGTCCGCTGCGCGACGACATAGACGGCGAATGCGAGTGGCACGCACCTGTTCCCGGGACGGACGTCGCGGTCATGCTCGCCCTGGCCCATGTGTTGGCCGTGGAAGGTCTGGCGAATCTGACCTTCCTTCGCACCTACTGCACCGGTTACGAACGATTCGAGCGCTACCTCCTGGGCATCGACGACGGTGTGCCCAAAAGTCCGGAATGGGCGGCGAGCATCAGCGCTCTGAACGCTGACGAGCTGCGCACACTGGCGCGGCGCATGGCGGCCGGGCGCACCCTGGTGACGGTCAGCTGGTCGCTGCAACGGGTGCGCCACGGCGAACAGGCCCCGTGGATGGGGCTCACCCTGGCCGCGATGCTCGGTCAGATCGGTCTTCCCGGAGGCGGTTTCGGCCACGGCTATGGCTCGATGAACGAGGCGGGACTGGCCCCGGTCAGCTGCCCACTGCCAACCTTCCCCCAGGGGCCCAACCCGGTGGAGACGTTCATCCCGGTGGCGGCCATCAGTGAGCTGCTGCTGCGGCCCGGCGAGACGCTGGCCTACAACGGCCAGACACTCACGCTGCCGGACATCAAATGCGTCTACTGGGCGGGCGGAAATCCGTTCCACCACCATCAGAACCTGCCGCGACTGCGCCGCGCGCTGGCATGCGTCGACACCGTCGTGGTGCACGATCCGGTGTGGACGGCGATGGCCAAGCACGCCGATATCGTGGTGCCCTCTACCACCAGCCTGGAGCGCGACGACTTTTCCGGAAGCCGCAACGACCCACTGCTGGTGGCGATGAAGGCCGCGGCACCGCCGTATGCCAACTCGCGCGATGACTACACGACATTCTCGGCGCTCGCCCAAAGGCTGGGGTTCGGCGAGCAGTTCTCCGAGGGGCGCACCGCCGCGCAGTGGCTCCGCCACATCTACACCGAATGGGCCGGGGCCCGCGATTTCGCGGTGCCAGACTTCGACGACTTCTGGGAGCAGGGCTACCTGCAGTTGCCGACCGATCCCGGTCTGACTCTGCTGTCGGACTTCCGCGACAACCCAGACGCGCACCCGCTGCACACTCCGAGCGGGCGCATCGAGATCTTCTCGGAAATCATCGACGGTTTCGGATACGCCGACTGCGGCGGCCACCCACAGTGGTACGAGCCCGCAGAGTGGCTGAACGGCGAACGTGCCCAAAGCTTCCCACTGCACCTGATTGCCAATCAGCCGCGGACCCGACTACACAGCCAGCTCGATTTCGGCGGCACCAGCCAGGCCTCGAAGGTTCAGGGACGCGAACCCATCCGCATGCATCCTGCCGACGCCGCCGAACGTGGCATCGCGGACGGCGACGTGGTGCGCGTGTTCAACGACCGCGGCGCCTGCCTGGCCGGGGCGGTTCTCGACGAAGGACTGCGGCGCCAGGTGGTGCAGCTGGCCACCGGTGCGTGGTACGACCCGATCGATCCGTCCGATCCAGATTCGCTCTGCGCACACGGCAATCCCAATGTCTTCACCGACGACTCGGGAACCTCGTCCTTGGCACAGGGTTGCACCGGTCAGCACGTACTAGTGCAGATCGAGCGGTTCGAGGGACCACTGCCTCCGGTGCGGGCGCACATCCCGCCGCGGCTCGTTCCGCGCGATTAG
- a CDS encoding acyl-CoA dehydrogenase family protein produces MAGAVKFKRTIFEPEHELFRESFKTFLERHAEPYREEWDENKIVDRSLWVEAGKQGFLGTDMPEEFGGGGLVDFRYNGIIGEEITKARQSGIGFTLHNDVAGPYFRDLANDEQKARWFPGFCSGELITAIAMTEPGTGSDLQGIKTRAVKDGDHYILNGSKTFITNGINADLVIVVAQTDPEKGALGFSLIVVERGMEGFERGRKLDKMGLDAQDTAELSFTDVRVPAANLLGDEGQGFIYLMQNLPQERMSIAVVAAAAMETMLEATIQYTSERKAFGKPIKSFQNSRFVLAELATDATMIRIMVDEFITLLNKKELSVEQAAMAKWYSTEKQVHLIDRCLQLHGGYGFMREYPVARAYMDSRIQTIYGGTTEIMKEIIGRSL; encoded by the coding sequence ATGGCCGGCGCCGTCAAGTTCAAACGCACCATTTTCGAACCCGAGCACGAACTGTTCCGCGAGTCGTTCAAGACCTTCCTGGAACGGCATGCCGAGCCGTACCGGGAGGAGTGGGACGAGAACAAGATCGTCGATCGCTCTCTCTGGGTCGAGGCGGGCAAACAGGGCTTCCTGGGCACTGACATGCCCGAGGAGTTCGGCGGCGGTGGACTCGTCGATTTCCGCTACAACGGCATCATCGGCGAAGAGATCACCAAGGCTCGCCAGTCGGGTATTGGTTTCACTTTGCACAACGATGTCGCGGGTCCGTACTTCCGGGATCTGGCTAACGACGAGCAGAAGGCCCGCTGGTTCCCGGGCTTCTGTTCCGGTGAGCTGATTACCGCCATCGCCATGACCGAGCCGGGCACCGGAAGCGACCTGCAGGGCATCAAGACCCGCGCGGTCAAGGACGGCGATCATTACATTCTCAATGGGTCCAAGACCTTCATCACCAACGGCATTAACGCCGACCTGGTCATCGTGGTCGCACAGACCGATCCCGAGAAGGGTGCGCTGGGCTTCAGCCTCATCGTCGTGGAACGCGGCATGGAGGGCTTTGAGCGCGGCCGCAAGCTCGACAAGATGGGCCTTGATGCACAGGACACCGCCGAGCTGTCCTTCACCGATGTCCGGGTGCCCGCCGCCAACCTGCTGGGTGACGAGGGCCAGGGCTTCATCTACCTCATGCAGAACCTGCCCCAGGAACGCATGTCCATTGCCGTCGTAGCGGCCGCGGCGATGGAAACCATGCTTGAGGCGACTATCCAGTACACATCCGAGCGTAAGGCGTTCGGCAAGCCCATCAAGAGCTTCCAGAACAGCCGCTTTGTGCTGGCCGAGCTTGCCACCGATGCCACGATGATCCGGATCATGGTCGACGAGTTCATCACGCTGCTCAACAAGAAGGAACTGAGCGTCGAGCAGGCCGCGATGGCCAAGTGGTACAGCACCGAAAAGCAGGTCCACCTGATCGACCGCTGCCTGCAGCTGCACGGTGGATATGGCTTCATGCGCGAGTACCCGGTTGCCCGGGCGTACATGGACTCGCGTATCCAGACGATCTACGGCGGAACCACCGAGATCATGAAGGAGATCATCGGGCGCTCGCTCTAG
- the hflX gene encoding GTPase HflX: protein MNSTSFPTPTDGELALEDRAALKRVAGLSTELADVTEVEYRQLRLERVVLVGVWTDGTSHEADVSMAELAALAETAGSEVLEALIQRRQKPDPATYIGSGKAIELREIVLATGADTVICDGELSPAQLVALEKAVKVKVIDRTALILDIFAQHATSREGKAQVSLAQMEYMLPRLRGWGESMSRQAGGRAGGAGGGVGTRGPGETKIETDRRRIRERMSKLRREIREMKTVRDTKRSRRLESDAPSIAIVGYTNAGKSSLLNAITGAGVLVQDALFATLEPTTRRGTFDDGREFVITDTVGFVRHLPTQLVEAFRSTLEEVADADLLVHVVDGSDLAPLAQIEAVRAVISDVVADHDSSAAPELLVINKIDAAGDLALAQLRRALPHALFVSAHTGDGVAKLRAAIAETVPRADVPVDVVIPYDRGELVARIHTEGQVHSTEHLAEGTRVVGRVPRALAALLAGL, encoded by the coding sequence ATGAATTCGACATCCTTTCCGACACCCACAGACGGTGAACTTGCCCTCGAAGACCGCGCCGCACTCAAACGTGTGGCGGGGCTCTCCACCGAACTCGCGGACGTCACCGAGGTCGAGTACCGGCAGCTGCGCCTGGAACGGGTTGTGCTGGTAGGCGTCTGGACCGACGGGACCTCGCATGAGGCCGACGTCAGCATGGCTGAACTCGCGGCGCTCGCCGAGACCGCCGGGTCCGAGGTGCTCGAAGCGTTGATTCAACGCCGTCAAAAACCCGATCCGGCAACATATATCGGATCTGGCAAGGCGATCGAGCTGCGTGAGATCGTGTTGGCCACTGGTGCCGACACCGTGATCTGCGACGGTGAACTCAGCCCGGCACAGCTGGTAGCGCTGGAGAAGGCGGTGAAGGTCAAGGTCATCGACCGCACCGCGCTGATTCTGGATATCTTCGCCCAACACGCCACCAGCCGCGAAGGCAAGGCACAGGTGTCCCTGGCGCAGATGGAGTACATGCTGCCGCGGCTGCGTGGCTGGGGTGAATCCATGTCCCGCCAGGCCGGTGGCCGTGCTGGCGGCGCCGGTGGCGGCGTGGGTACCCGTGGCCCCGGTGAGACGAAGATCGAGACCGACCGGCGCCGGATCCGCGAACGCATGTCCAAGCTGCGTCGCGAGATCCGTGAAATGAAGACGGTTCGTGACACCAAGCGCAGCCGTCGACTCGAGAGTGATGCTCCGTCGATCGCCATCGTCGGCTACACCAACGCCGGTAAGTCGAGCCTGCTGAATGCGATCACCGGTGCCGGAGTGCTGGTTCAGGATGCGTTGTTCGCCACACTCGAACCGACAACGCGACGTGGAACATTTGACGACGGACGCGAATTCGTCATCACCGACACCGTCGGTTTCGTGCGGCACCTGCCCACCCAATTGGTGGAGGCCTTCCGGTCCACCCTGGAAGAGGTGGCCGACGCGGACCTGCTCGTCCACGTGGTGGATGGCTCCGATCTGGCGCCGCTGGCCCAGATCGAGGCGGTGCGCGCGGTGATCAGCGACGTCGTCGCCGACCACGACTCATCGGCGGCACCGGAGCTGTTGGTGATCAACAAGATCGACGCAGCGGGTGATCTTGCCTTGGCGCAGCTGCGTCGCGCACTGCCCCATGCGCTGTTCGTGTCGGCGCACACCGGTGACGGGGTCGCCAAGCTTCGCGCGGCCATCGCCGAGACGGTGCCCCGCGCAGATGTGCCCGTCGACGTGGTCATCCCTTACGACCGCGGTGAACTGGTGGCCCGAATCCATACCGAGGGTCAGGTGCACTCCACCGAACATCTGGCAGAGGGCACGCGCGTGGTGGGCAGGGTGCCGCGGGCGCTGGCCGCCCTCCTCGCCGGGCTCTAA
- the gluA gene encoding glutamate ABC transporter ATP-binding protein GluA, translating into MISLEHVDKHFGDLHVLRDITLEIPRGQVVVILGPSGSGKSTLCRTINRLEPIDTGTIRIDGKALPEEGRALANLRAEVGMVFQSFNLFSHKTILDNVTLAPMKVRKKDKESARKHAIELLERVGIASQKDKYPAQLSGGQQQRVAIARSLAMGPKVMLFDEPTSALDPEMVNEVLDVMVSLAKEGMTMLVVTHEMGFARKAADRIIFMADGAIIEDTDPESFFTNPKSERAKDFLGKILGH; encoded by the coding sequence ATGATCTCCCTTGAGCATGTCGATAAGCATTTCGGCGACCTGCACGTTCTCAGGGACATCACCCTCGAAATCCCCCGCGGCCAGGTTGTCGTCATCCTCGGCCCCTCGGGCTCGGGCAAGTCGACACTGTGTCGCACCATCAACCGTCTGGAACCCATCGACACCGGCACCATCCGGATCGACGGCAAGGCACTCCCCGAAGAGGGGCGCGCGCTGGCCAACCTGCGCGCGGAGGTGGGGATGGTTTTTCAGTCCTTCAACCTCTTCTCACACAAGACAATTCTCGACAATGTGACGCTCGCACCGATGAAGGTGCGCAAGAAAGACAAGGAGTCCGCGCGCAAGCATGCGATCGAACTGCTTGAGCGCGTCGGAATCGCCAGTCAGAAGGACAAATACCCGGCGCAACTATCCGGCGGGCAGCAACAGCGCGTCGCGATCGCGCGATCCTTGGCCATGGGCCCGAAGGTCATGCTCTTCGACGAACCCACCTCCGCGCTGGACCCCGAAATGGTCAATGAGGTTCTCGACGTCATGGTGTCGCTGGCCAAAGAGGGCATGACCATGCTGGTGGTCACTCATGAGATGGGGTTCGCCCGTAAGGCCGCCGACCGGATCATCTTCATGGCCGACGGTGCCATCATCGAGGACACGGACCCGGAGAGCTTCTTCACCAACCCGAAGTCCGAACGCGCCAAGGACTTCCTCGGCAAGATCCTCGGGCATTGA